In one Pseudodesulfovibrio tunisiensis genomic region, the following are encoded:
- a CDS encoding HDOD domain-containing protein, with protein MTRKQEILHRAERILLLPACTQKALQLLDSPEADSEDLARLIEFDPGLTANLLKIVNASRFDAPVCSVRDAVGAFGSGMIIQFFVSTGVVPFYVQKIEGYDLAPHMLMQSSVTAALCAEELGRALGMGVPGHTYTSALLAGVGKLILGAYVKVEARPILDLAAREGIGFDEAEDRILGINHAEVGAWLLERWRVPGPIVRVVRHHLRPELCPQVDPVLDLVHAGMVMSKMIGLGLGADGLNYIPSRVVIDRLGLTPEVADRVSAEVVERLGPLNDLFLECADTNCLL; from the coding sequence ATGACCCGGAAACAGGAGATTCTGCACCGGGCCGAACGCATCCTTCTGCTGCCTGCGTGCACGCAGAAGGCGCTGCAACTGCTGGATTCGCCGGAGGCCGATTCCGAGGATCTGGCCCGGCTCATCGAGTTCGATCCCGGACTGACCGCCAATCTGCTCAAGATCGTGAACGCATCCCGGTTCGACGCGCCGGTCTGTTCGGTGCGGGATGCGGTGGGCGCGTTCGGCAGCGGGATGATCATCCAGTTCTTCGTGAGCACGGGCGTTGTTCCGTTTTATGTACAGAAGATAGAGGGCTATGATCTGGCACCGCACATGCTCATGCAGAGTTCGGTCACTGCGGCCCTGTGCGCCGAGGAGCTGGGCCGCGCCCTTGGCATGGGCGTGCCCGGCCACACCTACACGTCCGCGCTGCTTGCCGGAGTGGGCAAGCTGATTCTGGGCGCGTACGTCAAGGTCGAGGCCCGGCCCATTCTGGACCTTGCGGCCCGGGAGGGAATCGGGTTCGACGAGGCCGAGGACCGGATTCTGGGCATCAATCATGCCGAGGTGGGCGCGTGGCTGCTGGAGCGGTGGCGCGTGCCCGGCCCGATCGTGCGCGTGGTGCGGCATCACCTCCGGCCCGAGCTGTGTCCGCAGGTGGACCCGGTCCTTGATCTTGTTCATGCCGGAATGGTCATGTCCAAGATGATCGGGCTGGGGCTTGGCGCGGACGGTCTGAACTACATTCCCTCGCGTGTCGTGATCGACAGGCTCGGCCTGACCCCGGAAGTGGCGGACAGGGTGAGCGCCGAAGTCGTGGAACGGCTCGGTCCGCTGAACGACCTGTTTCTGGAGTGTGCGGACACGAACTGCCTGCTGTAG
- a CDS encoding chemotaxis protein CheD yields the protein MSLLVVNISDMKSSACAADILVTYSLGSCLGVTAYDPVARVGGLIHCLLPNAVGAREKSRRNPFTFVNTGVAMMVRKLIDRGAEKHRLVFKAAGGANMRNDTLFNTGARNFQELERLLGRNRVKLAAHDVGGTKPRTVFLYMDSGRVVVRSRGEESEL from the coding sequence ATGAGCCTGCTCGTCGTCAACATCTCGGACATGAAGTCCTCGGCCTGCGCCGCGGACATTCTGGTGACCTATTCCCTTGGCTCCTGCCTCGGCGTGACCGCGTACGATCCGGTTGCGCGTGTTGGCGGACTGATCCATTGCCTGCTGCCCAACGCGGTGGGTGCGCGGGAAAAATCGCGCAGGAATCCCTTCACGTTCGTGAATACCGGAGTGGCCATGATGGTCAGGAAATTGATCGACAGGGGAGCGGAAAAGCATCGGCTGGTCTTCAAGGCCGCCGGAGGGGCGAACATGCGCAACGACACCCTGTTCAACACCGGAGCCAGAAACTTTCAGGAGCTGGAACGGCTGCTCGGGCGCAACCGGGTGAAGCTGGCCGCGCATGATGTGGGCGGCACCAAGCCCAGAACCGTGTTTCTGTACATGGACTCGGGACGCGTGGTTGTCCGGTCCCGGGGCGAGGAGTCGGAATTATGA
- a CDS encoding M48 family metalloprotease: MSHYPNQQWIKPWSRRDFLKAAGLGTLAVAAGCAKNPVTGESQIMLMSEAEEIQVDRKQSPHQFSADYGAVQDTALNQYITDVGTGLASKSHRPDMPYSFRCLNATYVNAYAFPGGSIGATRSIMLELDNEAELAGLLGHEIGHVNARHTASRMSKAAMVSMVAGVGVAAVGIASRELAPLAAGLGSIGAGALLAHYSRDDERQADSLGMEYMTRAEYNPDGMVGLMDMLNEQHDQKPSAVQMMFATHPMSSERLATARQSVTTKYASSSEYLVYRERYMDNTASLRKIKPAIDSMQEGEKCMGQQKFGDAETSFEKALKAAPTDYAGLLMMAKCQLAQNRPEKAQPYTDKAKAVYPTEPQARQLAGLVQLREKKYEAALADLNVYEQSLPGNPLTIFLKGLSQEGMSHFDQAAREYYRFLQQVNQGNEAKYAYGRLVQWGYIKSASKYPVPDPFAGPYC; this comes from the coding sequence ATGTCGCACTATCCCAACCAGCAATGGATCAAGCCGTGGTCACGCCGCGACTTTCTCAAGGCTGCCGGCCTCGGCACACTGGCCGTGGCAGCGGGCTGCGCCAAGAACCCGGTCACGGGCGAAAGCCAGATCATGCTCATGTCCGAGGCCGAGGAGATACAGGTGGACAGGAAGCAGTCCCCGCACCAGTTTTCCGCGGATTACGGGGCAGTGCAGGACACGGCCCTGAACCAGTACATCACGGACGTGGGCACGGGACTGGCCTCGAAATCGCACAGGCCGGACATGCCCTATTCCTTCCGGTGCCTGAACGCCACGTACGTCAATGCCTATGCGTTTCCGGGCGGCAGCATCGGCGCCACGCGGTCCATCATGCTGGAGCTGGACAATGAAGCCGAGCTGGCCGGACTGCTGGGCCACGAAATCGGACACGTCAATGCCCGGCACACGGCCTCGCGCATGAGCAAGGCGGCCATGGTCTCCATGGTGGCGGGCGTGGGCGTGGCTGCCGTGGGCATTGCCAGCAGGGAACTCGCGCCCCTTGCCGCCGGACTGGGCAGCATCGGCGCAGGCGCGCTGCTGGCCCACTACAGCCGGGACGACGAGCGGCAGGCCGATTCCCTTGGCATGGAATACATGACCCGGGCCGAATACAATCCCGACGGCATGGTCGGACTCATGGACATGCTCAACGAACAGCACGACCAGAAGCCGAGCGCGGTACAGATGATGTTCGCCACCCACCCCATGAGCAGCGAACGGCTGGCCACGGCCCGCCAAAGCGTGACCACGAAATACGCATCCTCGTCCGAATATCTGGTGTACCGGGAGCGGTACATGGACAACACTGCGTCCCTGCGAAAGATCAAGCCGGCCATAGACAGCATGCAGGAAGGCGAGAAATGCATGGGGCAGCAGAAGTTCGGGGATGCGGAAACCAGCTTCGAAAAGGCGCTCAAGGCTGCGCCCACCGACTATGCAGGCCTGCTCATGATGGCCAAATGCCAGCTTGCGCAGAACAGGCCGGAAAAGGCCCAGCCCTACACGGACAAGGCCAAGGCCGTATATCCGACCGAACCGCAGGCGCGCCAGCTCGCCGGGCTGGTCCAGTTGCGGGAGAAGAAATACGAGGCCGCGCTTGCGGACCTGAACGTCTATGAACAATCCCTGCCCGGAAACCCCCTGACCATCTTTCTCAAGGGACTCTCCCAGGAAGGCATGTCCCACTTCGATCAGGCTGCGCGGGAATACTACCGCTTTCTCCAGCAGGTGAATCAGGGCAACGAGGCCAAGTACGCCTATGGCCGCCTCGTGCAGTGGGGCTACATCAAGTCCGCCAGCAAGTACCCGGTTCCCGATCCGTTCGCCGGACCGTACTGCTGA
- a CDS encoding SLC13 family permease has product MDAFGGMADYLWHRLPLILLFAGGYLVFRLMAATRLTDAFVNWSLRRSHGRASVLLLYIIGAATALSSFIPNAITVLTLLPILRRLDNGFARQGVPGMTTVLMLAAIYGAQLGGMGSMIGSPANAILIGALDFFQVPGRDLINFFNWFLWSVPLVAMLAFIAWGVACLGLPAEARGRSVSLPGLDREPVTRRQRYGAALFWFYMGFWILEAVLRAVLPGFADVSPLACLGFSGLFLYLVFLRPAPASPYGQGPLLAPSDMLRGVPRRGLIFILALAVIFAAVKLLHLDARAAELAATLLQNTMPGPVLFLLVVLAVIFLTEALSNTAVVAAFFTIGFYAAQAHGMDPLPVMIGVSIASTCAFMTPIATPANALAFGEMQGASLRTMLGLGFLLNLACAVVITFWLGMMLPLIY; this is encoded by the coding sequence TTGGACGCATTCGGTGGCATGGCCGACTATCTCTGGCACAGGCTGCCCCTGATTCTGCTTTTTGCGGGCGGGTATCTGGTGTTCCGGCTCATGGCCGCGACCCGGCTCACGGATGCGTTCGTGAACTGGAGTCTGCGCCGCAGCCATGGCCGTGCATCCGTGCTGCTGCTCTACATCATCGGTGCGGCGACCGCGCTGTCCTCGTTCATTCCCAACGCCATCACCGTGCTCACCCTGCTGCCCATCCTGCGTCGGCTGGACAACGGGTTTGCCCGGCAGGGCGTGCCCGGCATGACCACGGTGCTCATGCTTGCGGCCATCTATGGCGCACAGCTTGGGGGCATGGGGTCCATGATCGGGTCTCCGGCCAATGCCATCCTGATCGGCGCACTGGATTTCTTTCAGGTGCCGGGTCGCGATCTCATCAACTTCTTCAACTGGTTTCTCTGGTCCGTGCCGCTGGTCGCCATGCTCGCATTCATTGCGTGGGGCGTGGCCTGTCTCGGTCTGCCTGCCGAGGCCCGGGGCCGGTCCGTGTCCCTGCCCGGCCTTGATCGGGAGCCGGTCACCCGCCGTCAGCGTTATGGTGCGGCCCTGTTCTGGTTCTACATGGGATTCTGGATTCTGGAGGCCGTGCTTCGCGCCGTGCTGCCCGGATTTGCGGATGTGTCCCCGTTGGCCTGTCTCGGGTTTTCCGGCCTGTTTCTCTATCTGGTGTTCCTGCGTCCGGCTCCGGCCTCGCCCTACGGACAGGGGCCGCTGCTTGCGCCTTCGGACATGCTTCGGGGCGTGCCGCGCCGGGGACTGATCTTCATTCTGGCTCTGGCCGTGATCTTTGCCGCGGTGAAGCTTCTGCATCTGGACGCCCGGGCAGCCGAGCTTGCCGCAACCCTGCTTCAAAACACCATGCCCGGCCCGGTCCTGTTTCTGCTGGTGGTGCTGGCCGTGATCTTTCTGACCGAGGCGCTTTCCAACACCGCAGTGGTGGCCGCGTTCTTCACCATCGGATTCTATGCGGCACAGGCCCATGGCATGGACCCGCTGCCGGTCATGATCGGGGTGTCCATCGCCTCGACCTGCGCGTTCATGACGCCCATTGCCACACCGGCCAATGCCCTTGCCTTCGGCGAGATGCAGGGCGCATCCCTGCGCACCATGCTCGGGCTCGGGTTCCTGCTCAACCTTGCCTGCGCCGTGGTCATCACCTTCTGGCTCGGGATGATGCTTCCCCTGATCTACTGA
- a CDS encoding EAL domain-containing protein yields the protein MADGSVPAVNEPEVLRSLESGAIHTYFQPVVSIPTRSIVGFESFSRGGNGKACLLDASALFHRDLSPGTKVAVDRACRGCALDQFKPIFTRHRKMLLFLNVNADILPHVEAGSDHLAEQARKAGVAPENVVIECNMAHSDKPLLALFAELYRAKGFRIGIDNAGVGQFHARCITDIRPDFFKLNQTFFAEDQRTGFSGWALENVRRIADRVGTILVAQNVETEADSLRLLNAGVTLQQGYYYTKDDSAVGNDPARMFLGKIAYTYDKYKKTRRQQVRRRKERFDAAFKTVASACARLASCPEHRFEAVGATVLRSCDHAISLFVLDETGEQVTDRIHRHCRHDDAVDMCKLLGSEKGVDHAVQDYFLHLDMGYEKFVTPPFASPFTGEQCHLLSRPFYNKEGLRFVLCMEMQAVEK from the coding sequence ATGGCCGATGGGTCTGTGCCCGCAGTGAATGAACCGGAAGTGCTCCGCAGCCTCGAATCCGGAGCCATCCACACCTATTTCCAGCCCGTGGTTTCCATTCCCACCCGCTCCATCGTCGGGTTCGAGTCCTTTTCCCGGGGCGGGAACGGAAAGGCGTGCCTGCTGGACGCATCCGCACTGTTTCATCGTGACCTCAGCCCCGGCACCAAGGTGGCCGTGGACAGGGCGTGCCGAGGGTGTGCGCTGGACCAGTTCAAGCCGATCTTCACCCGACACCGCAAGATGCTCCTGTTCCTGAACGTGAATGCGGACATCCTGCCGCATGTGGAAGCCGGGTCGGATCATCTGGCCGAGCAGGCAAGGAAGGCGGGCGTGGCCCCGGAAAACGTGGTCATCGAGTGCAACATGGCCCACAGCGACAAGCCGCTGCTGGCCCTGTTTGCGGAACTCTACCGGGCCAAGGGGTTTCGCATCGGCATTGACAATGCGGGCGTGGGTCAGTTTCATGCCCGGTGCATCACGGACATCCGGCCGGATTTCTTCAAGCTCAACCAGACCTTTTTTGCCGAGGACCAACGCACCGGCTTTTCGGGCTGGGCTCTGGAGAATGTGCGTCGGATCGCGGACCGGGTCGGGACCATTCTGGTGGCGCAGAACGTGGAGACCGAGGCCGACTCCCTTCGACTGCTCAACGCCGGGGTCACCCTTCAGCAGGGCTACTACTATACCAAGGACGACTCTGCCGTGGGCAATGATCCGGCCAGAATGTTTCTGGGCAAGATCGCCTATACCTACGACAAGTACAAGAAGACCCGGCGGCAGCAGGTGCGGCGCAGGAAGGAGCGGTTCGATGCCGCGTTCAAGACCGTGGCTTCGGCCTGTGCCCGGCTTGCCTCCTGCCCGGAGCATCGTTTCGAGGCCGTGGGCGCGACCGTGCTGCGTTCGTGCGATCATGCGATTTCCCTGTTCGTGCTCGACGAAACCGGGGAACAGGTCACGGACCGCATCCACCGCCATTGCCGCCATGACGACGCCGTGGACATGTGCAAGCTGCTCGGCTCGGAAAAGGGCGTGGACCACGCGGTGCAGGATTATTTCCTCCATCTGGACATGGGCTACGAAAAATTCGTGACCCCGCCGTTTGCATCCCCGTTCACCGGGGAGCAGTGCCATCTGCTCAGTCGGCCCTTCTACAACAAGGAGGGGTTGCGTTTCGTGCTCTGCATGGAGATGCAGGCTGTTGAAAAATGA
- the dnaE gene encoding DNA polymerase III subunit alpha yields the protein MSEFVHLHVHTDYSLLDGAIRIGDLLNRAKDLGMPAVAITDHGTMFGAVNFYAAAMEMGIKPIIGCEVYVAPGDIDDEKAHESKKAKSGFHLVLLAKNQRGYKNLLKLVSLGCLEGFYYKPRVSKYLLNKYSEGLIALSACLAGEVPRVLMNEGLDAGVEMARTYADIFPGNFYLELQSNGIGKQERLNDLLIQCAERTDLPLVATNDCHYLTADDYEAHDLLLCIQTQTTVDSEKRFRMETRELYFKTQEEMERAFAHVPEAIANTQRIAEQCNLEIEMGNYYFPVYELPEGVSLEEEFENLCRNGLQKRLDNLTYEVDEKKYWDRLDYELGVIKEMGFPAYFLIVQDFINWAKDNRIPVGPGRGSAAGSIVAWSMKITNLDPLPYDLLFERFLNVERVSMPDIDVDFCERRRLEVVQYCARKYGHDHVAQITTHGTMKAKAVIKDVGRAMGMTFGETDRIAKLIPDDPALMGKLLGVDKAKINVPNAVKGVVELQQMVDADPKIAKLIDISTRLEGIARHASTHAAGVVISDKPMVEYLPLYKGKKGEIVTQYDMKKVEKVGLIKFDFLGLRTMTVIEDCLDIIREQGKKAPDLDTLALDDPETYSVFARGDTDGVFQVESSGMRKYLRMLRPNRFEDLVAMLALYRPGPLGMGMVEEFIKRKHGEVEVSYPHPSLEETLESTYGVMVYQEQVMATAMIVANYSLGEGDLLRRAMGKKIAEEMAKHRQRFLEGARENKIDDKTANNIFDIMEKFAAYGFNKSHSAAYALISYYTAYLKAHFPVEFMAALMSTEMNNTEKIIMYVNSCRDMDIKVNPPNINQGMARFSVRDGEILYAMAAIKNVGEEAINEIAAEREENGEFLNLFDFCQRVNLRRVTKRVMESLIKAGAMDCFKCTRAGLIEDLEKAVSMGQKKAKEKESGMLNMLDMLGSEDGEASGNAACLSPETSHAEEYEDRVKLQLEKEVLGFFLTGHPLLAYRQEMQRLRTTTLEQCKDIPDGTIVRVAVIIPSFKQHITKKGDPMAFCEAEDLTCTGEITMLPNTYEVARDLLGEDRALLVEGKVDKREDPNAPEGAPKSAKLLAEKVMYLADAVAGSDKPVPLWIGERNANEKHLEALKAIMGRYPGKTMVNLGVITRDSVITLQLGHGWRVMPCTDFWRDIEKWQNGDARIMRDKVETGEA from the coding sequence ATGTCCGAATTCGTTCATCTTCACGTCCATACGGACTACAGTCTGCTCGACGGCGCAATCCGCATCGGCGACCTGCTCAACCGGGCCAAGGACCTGGGCATGCCGGCCGTGGCCATCACGGACCACGGCACCATGTTCGGGGCCGTGAACTTCTATGCGGCCGCCATGGAAATGGGCATCAAGCCCATCATCGGATGCGAGGTGTATGTTGCGCCGGGCGACATCGACGATGAAAAGGCCCATGAATCCAAAAAGGCCAAGAGCGGATTCCACCTCGTGCTGCTGGCCAAGAACCAGCGCGGCTACAAGAACCTGCTCAAGCTGGTTTCCCTGGGCTGCCTCGAAGGCTTCTACTACAAGCCCCGCGTTTCCAAATACCTGCTGAACAAGTATTCCGAAGGCCTCATCGCCCTGTCCGCGTGTCTGGCGGGCGAAGTGCCCCGCGTGCTCATGAACGAGGGGCTGGATGCGGGCGTGGAAATGGCCCGCACCTATGCGGACATCTTCCCGGGCAACTTCTATCTGGAACTCCAGTCCAACGGCATCGGCAAGCAGGAGCGGCTGAACGACCTGCTCATCCAGTGCGCGGAACGGACCGACCTGCCGCTGGTGGCCACCAACGACTGCCACTACCTGACCGCGGACGACTACGAGGCGCATGACCTCCTGCTCTGCATCCAGACCCAGACCACGGTGGACTCGGAAAAACGGTTCCGCATGGAAACCAGGGAACTGTATTTCAAGACGCAGGAGGAGATGGAGCGCGCGTTTGCCCATGTGCCCGAAGCCATTGCCAACACCCAGCGCATTGCCGAACAGTGCAATCTCGAAATCGAGATGGGCAACTACTACTTCCCGGTCTACGAGCTGCCCGAGGGCGTGTCTCTGGAGGAGGAGTTCGAGAACCTGTGCCGCAACGGCCTGCAGAAGCGGCTGGACAACCTCACCTACGAGGTGGACGAAAAGAAATACTGGGATCGGCTGGACTACGAACTGGGCGTCATCAAGGAGATGGGCTTCCCAGCCTACTTCCTGATCGTGCAGGACTTCATCAACTGGGCCAAGGACAACCGCATTCCGGTGGGGCCGGGCCGTGGCTCGGCAGCCGGGTCCATCGTGGCCTGGTCCATGAAGATCACCAACCTCGACCCCCTGCCGTACGATCTGCTGTTCGAACGCTTCCTGAACGTGGAACGCGTGTCCATGCCCGATATCGACGTGGACTTCTGCGAACGCCGCCGTCTGGAGGTGGTGCAGTACTGCGCGCGCAAGTACGGGCACGACCACGTGGCCCAGATCACCACGCACGGTACCATGAAGGCCAAGGCGGTCATCAAGGACGTGGGCCGCGCCATGGGCATGACCTTTGGCGAGACCGACCGCATTGCCAAGCTCATCCCGGACGATCCTGCACTCATGGGCAAGCTCCTTGGCGTGGACAAGGCCAAGATCAACGTGCCCAACGCGGTCAAGGGCGTGGTCGAACTCCAGCAGATGGTGGACGCGGACCCCAAGATCGCCAAACTCATCGACATTTCCACACGACTCGAGGGCATTGCCCGGCACGCGTCCACCCACGCGGCCGGCGTGGTGATCTCGGACAAGCCCATGGTCGAATATCTTCCTCTGTACAAGGGGAAGAAGGGCGAAATCGTGACCCAGTACGACATGAAGAAGGTCGAAAAGGTCGGCCTGATCAAGTTCGACTTTCTGGGTCTCAGAACCATGACCGTGATCGAGGACTGTCTGGACATCATCCGCGAGCAGGGCAAGAAGGCCCCGGACCTCGACACGCTGGCGCTGGACGATCCCGAGACCTATTCGGTGTTTGCGCGCGGCGACACGGACGGCGTGTTCCAGGTGGAATCCTCGGGCATGCGCAAGTATCTCCGGATGCTGCGGCCCAACCGCTTCGAGGACCTCGTGGCCATGCTCGCCCTGTACCGCCCGGGTCCGCTGGGCATGGGCATGGTCGAGGAATTCATCAAGCGCAAGCACGGCGAGGTGGAAGTCTCCTACCCGCACCCGTCGCTGGAGGAGACGCTGGAATCCACCTACGGCGTCATGGTCTATCAGGAACAGGTCATGGCCACGGCCATGATCGTGGCCAACTACTCGCTGGGCGAGGGCGACCTGCTCCGCCGGGCCATGGGCAAGAAGATTGCCGAGGAAATGGCCAAGCACCGCCAGCGTTTTCTGGAAGGCGCGCGGGAAAACAAGATCGACGACAAGACCGCGAACAACATCTTCGACATCATGGAAAAGTTCGCGGCGTACGGCTTCAACAAGTCGCACTCCGCAGCCTATGCCCTGATCTCCTACTACACCGCGTACCTCAAGGCCCATTTCCCCGTGGAGTTCATGGCCGCGCTCATGAGCACGGAAATGAACAACACGGAAAAGATCATCATGTACGTGAACTCGTGCCGGGACATGGACATCAAGGTCAATCCGCCGAACATCAATCAGGGCATGGCCCGGTTCTCGGTGCGCGACGGAGAAATCCTGTATGCCATGGCCGCCATCAAGAACGTCGGCGAAGAGGCGATCAATGAAATCGCTGCCGAACGCGAGGAAAACGGCGAATTCCTGAACCTGTTCGATTTCTGCCAGCGCGTGAACCTGCGCCGCGTGACCAAGCGCGTCATGGAATCCCTGATCAAGGCCGGGGCCATGGACTGCTTCAAATGCACGCGCGCCGGATTGATCGAGGATCTGGAAAAGGCCGTGTCCATGGGCCAGAAAAAGGCCAAGGAAAAGGAATCCGGCATGCTCAACATGCTGGACATGCTGGGCAGCGAGGACGGCGAGGCCTCGGGCAACGCCGCCTGCCTCAGCCCGGAGACCTCCCATGCCGAGGAATACGAGGACCGGGTCAAGCTCCAGTTGGAAAAGGAGGTGCTCGGCTTCTTCCTGACCGGACATCCCCTGCTGGCCTACCGTCAGGAGATGCAACGGTTGCGAACCACCACGCTGGAGCAGTGCAAGGACATTCCGGACGGCACCATCGTGCGCGTGGCCGTGATCATCCCGAGCTTCAAGCAGCACATCACCAAGAAGGGCGACCCCATGGCCTTTTGCGAGGCCGAAGACCTGACCTGCACCGGCGAGATCACCATGCTGCCCAACACCTACGAGGTGGCGCGCGACCTGCTCGGCGAGGACCGCGCCCTGCTGGTGGAGGGCAAGGTGGACAAGCGCGAGGACCCGAACGCGCCCGAAGGCGCACCCAAATCCGCCAAACTGCTGGCGGAAAAGGTCATGTATCTTGCGGACGCAGTGGCGGGCAGCGACAAGCCGGTTCCCCTGTGGATCGGCGAACGCAACGCCAATGAAAAGCATCTGGAGGCCCTGAAGGCCATCATGGGCAGATACCCGGGCAAGACCATGGTCAATCTGGGCGTGATCACCAGGGACTCCGTGATCACCCTGCAACTCGGCCACGGCTGGCGCGTGATGCCGTGCACGGACTTCTGGCGCGACATCGAAAAATGGCAGAACGGCGACGCAAGAATCATGCGCGACAAGGTCGAGACCGGAGAAGCGTAG
- a CDS encoding FapA family protein produces the protein MDARFRFAMSEDGMKLGVNRYFPAEGGEGPSVALLRRQVLQAGVDLSGLDYDEAAAERIVQAVQTGREFRGIVLVRGVPVQEPEDARLVALGNLDYPVFPGDGFARKYPPLTAAPGRTISGQVLPPKSSAVPRDIPVEMGDNVELDPLTNAYVSTIYGMARLSDGVISVDPLFRIDEDEVTVSSTVFHKDFRGNRMSSARLEKELRDIGVAIDVELGAIDKAIARAEATGQPVHDVPIVQGKYPVPGRDGWLEYLVSTREDTGQEDESGRLDFRNRGAYPMVEAQQTIARLHGPTQGQGGIDIYGKTIPASGGRELVIHLGENVMLLEDKVTFVSRAKGIMVMERNVLSVNDCLLIRGDVDYGTGNVVLEHGSVRILGSVNESFSVSAPKHVVVGGSVESATITAGGCVEVSGGILMPKGGRIRADGDVVTGYATNARIEAGGDVHIVNEATNSYIHADGRIVALKGHGIIQGGETVCAKGVEAKEIGSDMGVITKIAVRIDEPADEELRQERARIKEAIRKIDETLGCGQPKEILARTARDKRHKVAAVIRHRIKLIERRKAISEELTRMALVRQERLAGIRIRVHHRINAGTVIQFGAKHVQIKKNMDATVIYWDPATSDLVFGSL, from the coding sequence ATGGATGCGCGTTTCCGTTTCGCCATGTCCGAAGATGGCATGAAACTGGGCGTGAACCGGTACTTCCCGGCCGAGGGCGGGGAAGGACCGTCCGTTGCCCTGTTGCGTCGGCAGGTGCTCCAGGCTGGCGTGGACCTTTCCGGGCTGGATTACGACGAGGCCGCTGCCGAGCGCATTGTGCAGGCCGTGCAGACCGGGCGCGAGTTCCGGGGCATCGTGCTGGTCCGGGGCGTTCCGGTGCAGGAGCCCGAGGATGCCCGGCTCGTGGCGCTGGGCAATCTGGACTATCCCGTGTTTCCGGGCGACGGGTTTGCCCGCAAGTATCCTCCCCTGACCGCGGCGCCGGGCCGAACCATCAGTGGTCAGGTGCTGCCTCCGAAATCCTCGGCCGTTCCCAGGGACATCCCCGTGGAAATGGGGGACAACGTCGAGCTTGATCCCCTGACCAATGCCTATGTTTCCACCATATACGGCATGGCCCGTCTCTCGGACGGCGTCATCTCCGTTGACCCGCTCTTCCGCATTGACGAGGACGAGGTTACGGTCTCATCCACGGTGTTTCACAAGGATTTTCGTGGCAACCGCATGTCTTCCGCGCGTCTGGAAAAGGAATTGCGCGACATCGGGGTCGCCATCGACGTGGAGCTGGGCGCCATCGACAAGGCCATTGCCCGTGCCGAGGCAACGGGTCAGCCCGTGCACGACGTGCCGATTGTTCAGGGCAAGTACCCGGTCCCGGGCAGGGACGGCTGGCTGGAATATCTGGTCTCCACCCGGGAGGATACCGGGCAGGAGGACGAGTCCGGTCGGCTGGATTTCCGAAACAGGGGTGCATATCCCATGGTGGAGGCGCAGCAGACCATTGCCCGGCTGCACGGCCCGACACAGGGACAGGGTGGCATCGACATCTACGGCAAGACCATTCCGGCCAGCGGCGGCCGGGAGCTCGTGATCCATCTCGGAGAAAACGTCATGCTGCTTGAGGACAAGGTCACGTTCGTGTCCAGGGCCAAGGGCATCATGGTCATGGAAAGGAACGTGCTGTCGGTCAACGATTGCCTGCTCATTCGGGGCGACGTGGACTATGGTACGGGCAACGTGGTGCTGGAGCACGGATCGGTCAGGATTCTCGGGTCGGTGAACGAGAGTTTTTCCGTGAGCGCGCCAAAGCATGTGGTCGTGGGCGGATCCGTGGAAAGCGCGACCATCACGGCCGGGGGGTGCGTGGAGGTCTCGGGCGGCATTCTCATGCCCAAGGGCGGACGCATTCGGGCCGACGGCGACGTGGTCACCGGATACGCCACCAACGCGCGCATCGAGGCGGGCGGGGATGTGCACATCGTCAACGAGGCGACCAATTCCTACATCCATGCGGACGGCAGGATTGTGGCGCTCAAGGGCCATGGCATCATCCAGGGCGGGGAAACCGTGTGCGCCAAGGGGGTGGAAGCCAAGGAAATCGGCTCGGACATGGGCGTGATCACGAAGATTGCGGTGCGCATCGACGAGCCAGCGGACGAGGAACTGCGTCAGGAACGGGCTCGGATCAAGGAAGCCATCCGCAAGATCGACGAGACGCTGGGCTGCGGTCAGCCCAAGGAAATTCTGGCCCGCACGGCCCGGGACAAGCGGCACAAGGTCGCGGCCGTGATCAGGCATCGCATCAAGCTGATCGAGCGGCGCAAGGCCATCAGCGAGGAACTGACTCGGATGGCCCTTGTCCGTCAGGAACGGCTGGCCGGCATCAGGATTCGCGTGCATCACCGCATCAATGCGGGCACGGTCATCCAGTTCGGGGCCAAGCACGTCCAGATCAAGAAGAACATGGACGCGACCGTCATCTACTGGGACCCCGCAACCAGCGATCTTGTGTTCGGTTCGCTGTAG